One Prinia subflava isolate CZ2003 ecotype Zambia chromosome 8, Cam_Psub_1.2, whole genome shotgun sequence DNA window includes the following coding sequences:
- the MKS1 gene encoding tectonic-like complex member MKS1 has product MAGAARSGGSAVCRSRDPAVYRSRDPIRNLRLRVRIKRVSPAGPLLPRAPPLAEPPGRADGAEALPLRVTAGNQRAPEDEEEVAEVGWQEKLFSQFEVDLYLNESACQTPLDWQYREEIQKLEKAGGRKNCRIFTYTDHDRFTNLEELCQKVTDLDHEVPSYLVERMANVRRRRQDRRPVEASTLKSKIITWEPSEEFIKNNHVINTPVQTMYIMGDLGPYGKLGRREYENVLCTIKVDGNGVITVKPDFTGTKGAYRIELDGEKREVWEYTIENASAQVQPEEEEREQRVFRDLYGRHKDYLSGLVGTDFEMPLPGTLRLFVNGEIVSAQGYEYDNLYVHFFLELPNQWSSPPFQQLSGVTQTCATKTVGWGNVAYFCYPFTVEMFYTQEDEDSLPEWPVLYFEVLSLDFWQRYRVEGYGSLVLPAYPGVHTLTIPTWRPVELGTVAEMRRFFIGGSPELEDLTYIRIPSTFKGKRLSRFGFRTETTGSVTFRLCCLQQSKAFLESSALRQRMQSVLDRLGGFSQQSSVYNVLEAFQRARRRMQEARESLPQDLINTSASAVPQPLQP; this is encoded by the exons ATCCGCAACCTGCGCCTACG GGTCCGCATCAAGCGGGTTTCGCCGGCCGGGCCTCTCCTGCCGCGGGCGCCGCCGCTCGCCgagcccccgggccgggccgacGGTGCGGAAGCGCTGCCGCTGCGGGTTACCGCGGGCAACCAAAGAGCCCcggaggacgaggaggaggtGGCCGAGGTGGGGTGGCAGGAGAAGCTCTTCAGCCAG TTTGAGGTGGATCTATACCTGAATGAGTCAGCCTGCCAGACTCCCCTGGACTGGCAGTACCGTGAGGAGATCCAGAAACTGGAGAAGGCTGGAGGTCGGAAGAACTGTCGCATCTTCACCTACACTGACCACGACCGATTCACCAACCTGGAGGAG ctctgccagaagGTGACTGACTTGGATCATGAAGTGCCATCCTATCTGGTCGAGAGGATGGCCAATGTGAGGAGGAGAAGACAGGACCGTAGGCCTGT AGAAGCAAGTACCCTGAAGTCAAAAATCATCACCTGGGAGCCTTCAGAAGAATTTATAAAGAACAATCATGTAATTAACACACCTGTCCAGACCATGTACATCATGGGGGACTTGGGACCTTATGGGAA GCTTGGTCGCAGGGAGTATGAGAATGTGCTTTGCACAATCAAGGTGGATGGCAATGGGGTGATCACAGTGAAGCCTGACTTCACTGGCACCAAAGGAGCCTACCG GATCGAGCTGGATGGAGAGAAGCGAGAGGTGTGGGAATACACTATTGAGAATGCATCTGCACAGGTgcagccagaggaggaggagcgtGAGCAGCGTGTGTTCAGAGAT CTGTACGGGCGGCACAAGGATTACCTCAGTGGGCTCGTGGGCACAGACTTTGAAATG CCGCTTCCTGGTACTCTGAGACTTTTCGTGAATGGAGAAATAG TTTCAGCTCAAGGCTATGAATATGACAACCTTTATGTGCATTTCTTCCTGGAGCTGCCTAACC AGTGGTCAAGCCCCCCgttccagcagctctcaggagtGACTCAGACCTGTGCCACCAAGACAGTGGGCTGG GGTAATGTGGCATACTTCTGCTACCCCTTCACTGTGGAGATGTTCTACACCCAAGAAGATGAAG ACAGTCTCCCTGAGTGGCCTGTTCTCTACTTTGAGGTCCTGTCCCTGGATTTCTGGCAGAGGTATCGTGTGGAAGGATATGGGTCCTTGGTGCTGCCAGCATATCCAG GTGTCCACACGCTCACCATCCCCACCTGGCGTCCTGTGGAGCTGGGAACTGTTGCTGAAATGAGGAGGTTTTTCATTGGGGGatctcctgagctggaggacTTAACCTACATCCGGATCCCATCGACCTTCAAG ggaaagCGCTTGAGCCGCTTTGGTTTCCGGACAGAGACCACAGGGAGCGTCACGTTCCGGCTCTGCTGCTTGCAGCAGTCCAA AGCCTTTCTGGAGAGCAGTGCCCTGAGGCAGCGCATGCAAAGTGTCCTGGACCGACTGGGAGGCttcagccagcagagctctgtctACAATGTTTTGG AGGCTTTCCAGCGGGCGCGGCGCCGGATGCAGGAAGCTCGGGAGAGTCTTCCCCAGGACCTCATCAAcacttctgcctctgctgtgccccagccactgcagccctga